In Cyprinus carpio isolate SPL01 chromosome B16, ASM1834038v1, whole genome shotgun sequence, the following are encoded in one genomic region:
- the si:dkey-56f14.7 gene encoding engulfment and cell motility protein 1 isoform X3, with product MQFNTVDSARPHRPMLKSEMLSQDDPKSRPMLELREKLQPEVIELIKQQRLNRLCEGTCFRKISARRRQDKFWYCRLSPNHKVLHYGDIEEFSQGQISHDSLQEKVTVADIKAVVTGKDCPHIREKGALKNKELLELAFSILHNSDEYLNFIAPDKHEYNIWTDGLNALLGKEMTSELTKSDMDTLVTMELKLRLLDLENIQIPDVPPPVPKVPSTYDFVYDFSQQHT from the exons ATGCAGTTTAACACAGTGGACAGTGCCAGGCCTCACAGGCCCATGCTAAAGTCAGAGATGTTGAGCCAGGATGACCCCAAATCACGCCCAATGCT AGAACTCCGAGAGAAGCTCCAGCCAGAGGTGATCGAGCTGATTAAACAGCAGAGGTTGAACCGCCTGTGTGAGGGCACATGCTTTAGGAAGATCAGTGCTCGTCGCAGACAAG ACAAGTTCTGGTATTGCCGTCTTTCACCAAACCACAAAGTGTTACACTATGGAGATATAGAGGAGTTCTCACAAGGACAAATATCACACGACTCTCTCCAGGAGAAAG TGACAGTAGCAGATATCAAAGCAGTAGTCACGGGTAAAGACTGCCCACACATAAGGGAGAAAGGAGCACTTAAGAATAAG GAGCTCCTGGAGCTGGCTTTTTCCATTCTTCATAACTCTGATGAATATCTGAACTTCATTGCTCCGGACAAGCATGAA TACAACATTTGGACTGATGGCTTGAATGCTCTTTTGGGAAAAGAGATGACAAGTGAACTCACAAAATCAGATATGGACACTCTGGTTACTATGGAGCTGAAACTTCGCCTTTTGGACCTCGAAAACATTCAGATTCCTGACGTCCCTCCTCCTGTTCCCAAAGTGCCCAGCACTTACGACTTTGTTTACGACTTTAGTCAGCAGCACACTTGA
- the LOC109074161 gene encoding serum paraoxonase/arylesterase 2-like, translating to MCKLAVLSLSVAALAVLIGERVITLRHVSLSYRELTQNYLPNCHHIEGIEYGAEDITVLENGLAFLSTGLKYPGLPSYSDDPGKIYTLNLLDSKMKIKAMNIKGDFDKDSFNPHGISLYTDDKDGAVYLFVVNHPQGKSQVEIFRFIEDENALQYIKTIKHELLHNVNDIVAVGTESFYATNDHYFTNGILKFVEPFLSLPWCDVVYYSPQTVQVVAGGFLLANGINISPDRRHLYVADILKHKIVVLEIQKNTVLSHVKEVDVGSLCDNIEVDRESGDLWLGCHPNGLKCVFHDPNDPPGSEVIRIENILSEKPRVTQLYSDDGSVIVASSVATQYGGKLLIGTVYQKALICDLKL from the exons ATGTGTAAGTTAGCAGTACTCTCGCTGTCTGTTGCAGCTCTTGCAGTTTTGATCGGAGAAAGAGTCATTACATTAAG GCATGTATCACTTTCCTACAGAGAACTCACCCAGAACTACCTTCCTAACTGTCACCATATAGAGGGCATAG aaTATGGTGCTGAAGATATCACCGTGCTTGAAAATGGACTGGCCTTTCTGAGCACT GGCTTGAAATATCCAGGCTTACCATCTTATTCAGATGACCCTGGAAAGATCTACACCCTGAATCTGTTGgattctaaaatgaaaattaaagcaaTGAACATCAAGGGAGACTTTGACAAAGACTCTTTTAATCCACATGGAATCAGCCTATACACAGATGACAAAG ATGGTGCCGTATACCTATTTGTTGTTAATCATCCTCAAGGCAAAAGTCAAGTGGAGATTTTCAGATTCATTGAGGATGAAAATGCTCTTCAGTACATCAAGACCATCAAGCATGAACTCCTGCACAA TGTGAATGATATAGTGGCTGTGGGGACTGAAAGCTTTTATGCCACCAATGATCATTACTTCACTAATGGGATTCTCAAGTTTGTGGAGCCGTTTCTGTCTTTGCCCTGGTGTGATGTCGTCTACTACAGCCCTCAGACCGTGCAGGTTGTGGCAGGGGGCTTCTTGCTCGCCAACGGCATAAATATCTCCCCTGACAGAAG gcATTTGTATGTGGCAGATATTTTGAAGCACAAAATTGTTGTCTtggaaatacagaaaaacactGTATTGTCTCATGTAAAG GAGGTTGATGTGGGGTCACTGTGTGACAACATTGAGGTGGACCGTGAATCTGGAGATCTGTGGCTGGGCTGCCACCCAAACGGTCTTAAATGTGTATTTCATGATCCAAATGATCCACCTGGTTCTGAG GTTATCAGGATTGAAAACATTCTCTCTGAAAAGCCCAGGGTAACTCAGTTATATTCAGATGATGGCAGTGTGATTGTTGCTTCTTCGGTGGCAACCCAATATGGAGGAAAGCTGCTCATTGGAACCGTTTATCAGAAAGCTCTGATCTGTGACCTTAAACTGTGA
- the LOC109086100 gene encoding FXYD domain-containing ion transport regulator 6-like isoform X4 gives MELCVAAVLLSYFAPALASQMDEIHEFDKPFHYDYESLRIGGMIFAVILFFMGIFLIVGRKCRCKGQKSKPVGIDTEAARGAK, from the exons ATGGAACTTTGTGTTGCTGCAGTGCTTTTGTCCTACTTCGCTCCAGCTTTGG CTTCTCAAATGGATGAAATTCATG AATTCGACAAGCCATTTCATTATG ATTATGAATCTCTGAGGATTGGTGGTATGATCTTTGCTGTCATCCTCTTCTTTATGGGGATCTTCCTCATTGTCG GTCGGAAATGCCGCTGCAAAGGGCAAAAGTCAAA GCCAGTGGGTATTGACACAGAGGCAGCCAGAG GTGCAAAATAA
- the si:dkey-56f14.7 gene encoding engulfment and cell motility protein 1 isoform X1 gives MELAEKKLKRYATMQFNTVDSARPHRPMLKSEMLSQDDPKSRPMLELREKLQPEVIELIKQQRLNRLCEGTCFRKISARRRQDKFWYCRLSPNHKVLHYGDIEEFSQGQISHDSLQEKVTVADIKAVVTGKDCPHIREKGALKNKELLELAFSILHNSDEYLNFIAPDKHEYNIWTDGLNALLGKEMTSELTKSDMDTLVTMELKLRLLDLENIQIPDVPPPVPKVPSTYDFVYDFSQQHT, from the exons ATGGAGTTG GCAGAGAAAAAACTGAAAAGGTATGCCACAATGCAGTTTAACACAGTGGACAGTGCCAGGCCTCACAGGCCCATGCTAAAGTCAGAGATGTTGAGCCAGGATGACCCCAAATCACGCCCAATGCT AGAACTCCGAGAGAAGCTCCAGCCAGAGGTGATCGAGCTGATTAAACAGCAGAGGTTGAACCGCCTGTGTGAGGGCACATGCTTTAGGAAGATCAGTGCTCGTCGCAGACAAG ACAAGTTCTGGTATTGCCGTCTTTCACCAAACCACAAAGTGTTACACTATGGAGATATAGAGGAGTTCTCACAAGGACAAATATCACACGACTCTCTCCAGGAGAAAG TGACAGTAGCAGATATCAAAGCAGTAGTCACGGGTAAAGACTGCCCACACATAAGGGAGAAAGGAGCACTTAAGAATAAG GAGCTCCTGGAGCTGGCTTTTTCCATTCTTCATAACTCTGATGAATATCTGAACTTCATTGCTCCGGACAAGCATGAA TACAACATTTGGACTGATGGCTTGAATGCTCTTTTGGGAAAAGAGATGACAAGTGAACTCACAAAATCAGATATGGACACTCTGGTTACTATGGAGCTGAAACTTCGCCTTTTGGACCTCGAAAACATTCAGATTCCTGACGTCCCTCCTCCTGTTCCCAAAGTGCCCAGCACTTACGACTTTGTTTACGACTTTAGTCAGCAGCACACTTGA
- the LOC109086100 gene encoding FXYD domain-containing ion transport regulator 6-like isoform X3, which translates to MELCVAAVLLSYFAPALGSAFGREMPASQMDEIHDYESLRIGGMIFAVILFFMGIFLIVGRKCRCKGQKSKPVGIDTEAARGAK; encoded by the exons ATGGAACTTTGTGTTGCTGCAGTGCTTTTGTCCTACTTCGCTCCAGCTTTGG GATCAGCTTTTGGCAGGGAAATGCCAG CTTCTCAAATGGATGAAATTCATG ATTATGAATCTCTGAGGATTGGTGGTATGATCTTTGCTGTCATCCTCTTCTTTATGGGGATCTTCCTCATTGTCG GTCGGAAATGCCGCTGCAAAGGGCAAAAGTCAAA GCCAGTGGGTATTGACACAGAGGCAGCCAGAG GTGCAAAATAA
- the LOC122139980 gene encoding serum paraoxonase/arylesterase 2-like: MGKLAVLSLSFAALAVLIGERVITLRHLILYHRELSQNYLPNCHYVEGIECGAEDITILENGLAFLSTCVKHPDLPSYSDDPGKIYTLNLLDSKIKIKATNIKGDFDKDSFNPHGISLYTDDKDGAVYLFVVNHPQGKSQVEIFRYDEDENALQYIKTIKHELLHNVNDIVAVGTESFYATNDHYFTNGILKLVEPFLSLPWCDVVYYSPQTVQVVAGGFLLANGINISPDRRHLYVADLLKHKIVVLEIQKTTVLSHVKEVDVGSLCDNIEVDRESGELWLGCHPNGRNWLHQDPNDPPGSEVIRIENILSEKPKVTQVYADDGSVIIASSVATQYGGKLLIGTVYQKALICDLK, encoded by the exons ATGGGTAAGTTAGCAGTACTCTCGCTGTCTTTTGCAGCTCTCGCAGTTTTGATCGGAGAAAGAGTCATTACATTAAG GCATTTGATACTTTACCACAGAGAACTTTCCCAGAACTACCTTCCGAACTGTCACTATGTAGAGGGCATAG AATGTGGGGCTGAAGATATCACAATACTTGAAAATGGACTGGCCTTTCTGAGCACT TGCGTGAAGCATCCAGACTTACCGTCCTATTCAGATGACCCTGGAAAGATCTACACCCTGAATCTGTTggattctaaaattaaaattaaagcaacAAACATCAAGGGAGACTTTGACAAAGACTCTTTTAATCCACATGGAATCAGCCTATACACAGATGACAAAG ATGGTGCCGTATATCTATTTGTTGTTAATCATCCTCAAGGCAAAAGTCAAGTGGAGATTTTTCGATATGATGAGGATGAAAATGCTCTTCAGTACATCAAGACCATCAAGCATGAACTCCTGCACAA TGTGAATGATATAGTCGCTGTGGGGACTGAAAGCTTTTATGCCACCAATGATCATTACTTCACTAATGGGATTCTCAAGCTTGTGGAGCCGTTTCTGTCTTTGCCCTGGTGTGACGTCGTCTACTACAGCCCTCAGACCGTGCAGGTTGTGGCAGGGGGCTTCTTGCTCGCCAACGGCATAAATATCTCCCCTGACAGAAG GCATTTGTATGTGGCAGATCTTCTAAAGCACAAAATTGTTGTCTTGGAAATACAGAAAACCACTGTATTGTCTCATGTAAAG GAGGTTGATGTGGGGTCACTGTGTGACAACATTGAGGTGGACCGTGAATCTGGAGAGCTATGGCTGGGCTGCCACCCAAACGGTCGCAATTGGTTACATCAAGATCCGAATGATCCACCTGGTTCTGag GTTATCAGGATTGAGAACATTCTCTCTGAAAAGCCCAAGGTGACCCAGGTATATGCAGATGATGGCAGTGTGATCATTGCTTCTTCAGTGGCAACCCAATATGGAGGAAAGCTGCTCATAGGAACAGTTTATCAGAAAGCTCTGATCTGTGACCTGAAGTAG
- the LOC109086100 gene encoding FXYD domain-containing ion transport regulator 6-like isoform X2, producing MELCVAAVLLSYFAPALGSAFGREMPASQMDEIHEFDKPFHYDYESLRIGGMIFAVILFFMGIFLIVGRKCRCKGQKSKPVGIDTEAARGAK from the exons ATGGAACTTTGTGTTGCTGCAGTGCTTTTGTCCTACTTCGCTCCAGCTTTGG GATCAGCTTTTGGCAGGGAAATGCCAG CTTCTCAAATGGATGAAATTCATG AATTCGACAAGCCATTTCATTATG ATTATGAATCTCTGAGGATTGGTGGTATGATCTTTGCTGTCATCCTCTTCTTTATGGGGATCTTCCTCATTGTCG GTCGGAAATGCCGCTGCAAAGGGCAAAAGTCAAA GCCAGTGGGTATTGACACAGAGGCAGCCAGAG GTGCAAAATAA
- the LOC109086100 gene encoding FXYD domain-containing ion transport regulator 6-like isoform X5, with amino-acid sequence MELCVAAVLLSYFAPALASQMDEIHDYESLRIGGMIFAVILFFMGIFLIVGRKCRCKGQKSKPVGIDTEAARGAK; translated from the exons ATGGAACTTTGTGTTGCTGCAGTGCTTTTGTCCTACTTCGCTCCAGCTTTGG CTTCTCAAATGGATGAAATTCATG ATTATGAATCTCTGAGGATTGGTGGTATGATCTTTGCTGTCATCCTCTTCTTTATGGGGATCTTCCTCATTGTCG GTCGGAAATGCCGCTGCAAAGGGCAAAAGTCAAA GCCAGTGGGTATTGACACAGAGGCAGCCAGAG GTGCAAAATAA
- the si:dkey-56f14.7 gene encoding engulfment and cell motility protein 1 isoform X2: MRAEKKLKRYATMQFNTVDSARPHRPMLKSEMLSQDDPKSRPMLELREKLQPEVIELIKQQRLNRLCEGTCFRKISARRRQDKFWYCRLSPNHKVLHYGDIEEFSQGQISHDSLQEKVTVADIKAVVTGKDCPHIREKGALKNKELLELAFSILHNSDEYLNFIAPDKHEYNIWTDGLNALLGKEMTSELTKSDMDTLVTMELKLRLLDLENIQIPDVPPPVPKVPSTYDFVYDFSQQHT; this comes from the exons atgagg GCAGAGAAAAAACTGAAAAGGTATGCCACAATGCAGTTTAACACAGTGGACAGTGCCAGGCCTCACAGGCCCATGCTAAAGTCAGAGATGTTGAGCCAGGATGACCCCAAATCACGCCCAATGCT AGAACTCCGAGAGAAGCTCCAGCCAGAGGTGATCGAGCTGATTAAACAGCAGAGGTTGAACCGCCTGTGTGAGGGCACATGCTTTAGGAAGATCAGTGCTCGTCGCAGACAAG ACAAGTTCTGGTATTGCCGTCTTTCACCAAACCACAAAGTGTTACACTATGGAGATATAGAGGAGTTCTCACAAGGACAAATATCACACGACTCTCTCCAGGAGAAAG TGACAGTAGCAGATATCAAAGCAGTAGTCACGGGTAAAGACTGCCCACACATAAGGGAGAAAGGAGCACTTAAGAATAAG GAGCTCCTGGAGCTGGCTTTTTCCATTCTTCATAACTCTGATGAATATCTGAACTTCATTGCTCCGGACAAGCATGAA TACAACATTTGGACTGATGGCTTGAATGCTCTTTTGGGAAAAGAGATGACAAGTGAACTCACAAAATCAGATATGGACACTCTGGTTACTATGGAGCTGAAACTTCGCCTTTTGGACCTCGAAAACATTCAGATTCCTGACGTCCCTCCTCCTGTTCCCAAAGTGCCCAGCACTTACGACTTTGTTTACGACTTTAGTCAGCAGCACACTTGA
- the si:dkey-56f14.7 gene encoding engulfment and cell motility protein 1 isoform X4 translates to MELAEKKLKRYATMQFNTVDSARPHRPMLKSEMLSQDDPKSRPMLELREKLQPEVIELIKQQRLNRLCEGTCFRKISARRRQDKFWYCRLSPNHKVLHYGDIEEFSQGQISHDSLQEKVTVADIKAVVTGKDCPHIREKGALKNKYNIWTDGLNALLGKEMTSELTKSDMDTLVTMELKLRLLDLENIQIPDVPPPVPKVPSTYDFVYDFSQQHT, encoded by the exons ATGGAGTTG GCAGAGAAAAAACTGAAAAGGTATGCCACAATGCAGTTTAACACAGTGGACAGTGCCAGGCCTCACAGGCCCATGCTAAAGTCAGAGATGTTGAGCCAGGATGACCCCAAATCACGCCCAATGCT AGAACTCCGAGAGAAGCTCCAGCCAGAGGTGATCGAGCTGATTAAACAGCAGAGGTTGAACCGCCTGTGTGAGGGCACATGCTTTAGGAAGATCAGTGCTCGTCGCAGACAAG ACAAGTTCTGGTATTGCCGTCTTTCACCAAACCACAAAGTGTTACACTATGGAGATATAGAGGAGTTCTCACAAGGACAAATATCACACGACTCTCTCCAGGAGAAAG TGACAGTAGCAGATATCAAAGCAGTAGTCACGGGTAAAGACTGCCCACACATAAGGGAGAAAGGAGCACTTAAGAATAAG TACAACATTTGGACTGATGGCTTGAATGCTCTTTTGGGAAAAGAGATGACAAGTGAACTCACAAAATCAGATATGGACACTCTGGTTACTATGGAGCTGAAACTTCGCCTTTTGGACCTCGAAAACATTCAGATTCCTGACGTCCCTCCTCCTGTTCCCAAAGTGCCCAGCACTTACGACTTTGTTTACGACTTTAGTCAGCAGCACACTTGA